Proteins found in one Vespula pensylvanica isolate Volc-1 chromosome 10, ASM1446617v1, whole genome shotgun sequence genomic segment:
- the LOC122632673 gene encoding nephrin isoform X3, translated as MKLNYPNVMPTTRIIVFFALCIAPIAKAGEGAQYFRFKPRNSSVLERGEVIIPCEVENRVGIVQWVKDGFAYVVQPMSGQIVGHPRLRLIGDQNAGVYNLQITDASLTDDGEYQCQVGPHVRVKPIRANAHLTVISPPQKVEISSHLYKKKMDGSGHSSKKKIEVKVGESTRLECVVRSAKPAASIIWYRGNVQIKGGDTSITPISIEGDKEMLKPGLITKKLLKYDTHGSITIVPTADDDEMDYTCEANHPAIPINRPMRATIKLSVFYPPGMPYIEGYTEGETVQRDQQVELTCRSRGGNPPAKIVWFRNDQQVTTEYRSEGSLSESVLSFKAMAQDDKARYKCEVSNIMSLEPMEVHVDLTVLFVPAGVIITGPTEAKAGEQVVITCTTENSNPPADIKWSVDGRNFENSTSKTEPASQGGWITTSNVTFSINHKSRSIVVICHASNAKLAENVVGTHTINVIYPPSNLFVTGYEEGTTIDAGTVLRLQCTATAGNPLATLTWYKNDRKILGTSRTRDQAVSSELAILVNASDNNAHVRCEATNSGTEIPLMKTLILRVNFPPEKVKITRDPQDFHAGQEGRIICESSSSNPAAEMSWWKGGISVPSTKNGTKPGLHGGFLSYVELSLDLTEDMNCEVYTCQARNAQMERSIHDAITLHVLYKPIFSTLDPYELTGMEGEPFVISVSATGNPNMITYTWTRDGLPLSSSGKRITARGPTLNITKLERYDAGTYTCEAINEEGTTFYPLNLTVQYPAKILRTSTSGTVYPPGIEAKLFCEVDGSPIGDEYVTWQKVGSNSELPGRYSTSFANKTSYLHIEHPDQEDVGEYRCKVNNGIGNATSKPILFITNFKPEMMNTPLTRKAAANKGINAPLYCKARGSPLPRFTWIFNGRTLLPNATEHKYSITHSDLSELTSESTLTIFHVKSHDYGKYECRAENRIGQSIDTIHLDVTSPPDKPSDLEVYNVTHDSVTLTWKRGFDGGLPTSHQIRWRQALDYESRYRYLDILPGEYKAVICGLTLGTYYVFSVKAINEKGDSGFLPDVVKVQTLREAPPTELTSSEINSSYIIVIIITVTASACLLIAAPIVFATLKSKKKAHRSGLNKSQTADMYAPSTVNGDTMTGELSSVSDEKSDVNFDANDYVDEGRKTAASTYLIDQTMQDFGKGSLEMQVHHQGTLGRRGNHVPVMSMDSPPQRTTASGTLSVSKSSYIGNPSPAPPNDVSFYSVEMDNGRYMGYEPNSSPAPTMGDPGSGNYYPTMPTTGHTGQHASAGGTGTLTRTRTLPRPVPPPDVTVMTAGTKSLIPPSVPPPPATFARANTNGAHNHGHPLSTFTPTPAYSDIDGHLV; from the exons CGCCACCACAGAAAGTCGAGATAAGTAGTCACttgtacaagaaaaaaatggatggGAGTGGTCAttcgagtaagaaaaaaatcgaagtaaAAGTTGGAGAATCGACGCGTTTGGAATGCGTCGTGAGATCGGCTAAACCAGCGGCTTCGATCATTTGGTATCGCGGAAATGTTCAAATTAAAGGTGGCGATACCAGTATCACGCCGATATCAATCGAGGGTG ACAAGGAGATGTTGAAGCCTGGTTTGATAACGAAGAAACTTCTCAAATACGATACCCACGGATCTATCACGATCGTCCCCACCGCCGACGATGATGAGATGGATTATACCTGCGAAGCCAATCATCCAGCGATTCCCATTAATCGTCCGATGCGGGCGACCATCAAACTCTCCGTTTTCT aTCCACCAGGCATGCCATATATCGAGGGTTATACAGAAGGTGAAACCGTACAACGCGATCAACAAGTGGAGCTCACCTGTCGATCGCGAGGAGGAAATCCACCAGCCAAAATCGTTTGGTTTAGAAATGACCAACAAGTCACGACCGAATATCGTTCGGAAGGTAGTCTATCTGAGAGTGTATTATCGTTCAAGGCTATGGCACAAGACGACAAGGCACGATACAAATGCGAGGTGTCCAATATCATGAGCCTTGAACCCATGGAAGTACACGTTGACCTTACTGTACTTT TTGTACCAGCCGGCGTGATAATCACTGGACCGACCGAAGCAAAGGCAGGCGAACAAGTAGTGATTACTTGCACAACAGAGAACTCAAACCCACCAGCGGATATAAAGTGGTCGGTAGACGGTCGGAACTTTGAGAATAGCACGTCGAAAACAGAACCGGCGTCTCAGGGTGGTTGGATCACAACTTCGAATGTGACTTTCAGTATAAATCACAAGAGTAGAAGCATCGTTGTTATCTGCCACGCGTCGAATGCGAAACTTGCTGAGAACGTGGTTGGCACACATACTATCAATGTCATCT ATCCACCCTCGAACCTCTTCGTCACTGGTTATGAAGAGGGTACAACTATAGACGCTGGCACGGTATTAAGACTTCAATGCACAGCCACCGCTGGTAATCCACTGGCAACTCTGACGTGGtataaaaacgatagaaag ATTCTCGGTACTTCTAGAACGAGAGACCAAGCTGTTTCCAGTGAACTAGCGATACTCGTTAATGCATCGGATAACAACGCACACGTTAGATGCGAAGCTACCAATTCGGGGACTGAGATACCACTGATGAAGACTCTGATATTGAGAGTCAATT tCCCACCGGAGAAAGTGAAGATCACGCGAGACCCGCAGGATTTTCATGCAGGTCAGGAAGGTCGTATTATATGCGAATCGAGCAGTAGCAATCCCGCTGCCGAAATGTCATGGTGGAAGGGAGGAATATCAGTACCGTCGACGAAAAACGGTACCAAACCGGGTCTACACGGTGGTTTCCTTTCCTACGTAGAATTGTCATTGGATTTAACCGAGGATATGAATTGCGAGGTTTACACCTGTCAAGCTAGGAACGCTCAAATGGAAAGATCGATACACGATGCGATAACGCTTCACGTATTAT acAAGCCAATATTCTCAACACTGGATCCTTACGAATTAACCGGTATGGAAGGTGAACCATTTGTAATATCCGTCTCAGCAACCGGAAATCCTAATATGATAACTTACACATGGACGAGAGACGGGTTACCATTGAGTAGTAGCGGTAAAAGAATAACCGCACGTGGTCCAACGTTGAATATAACGAAATTGGAACGTTACGATGCAGGGACTTACACGTGCGAAGCGATCAACGAGGAAGGGACCACGTTTTATCCTTTGAATTTGACCGTCCAAT ATCCGGCAAAGATTTTACGAACGTCAACGTCCGGCACTGTATATCCACCTGGAATCGAGGCTAAATTGTTTTGCGAGGTTGATGGTAGCCCGATAGGTGACGAATACGTGACCTGGCAGAAAGTAGGCTCAAACTCGGAATTACCAGGAAGATATTCAACGTCTTTTGCAAACAAAACATCGTATCTTCATATCGAGCATCCGGATCAGGAAGATGTTGGGGAATATCGATGCAAAGTTAACAATGGAATTGGTAACGCCACCTCGAAACCGATTCTATTTATAACCAATT TTAAACCGGAAATGATGAATACACCGCTTACGAGAAAGGCCGCAGCGAATAAAGGAATAAATGCGCCACTTTATTGCAAAGCACGTGGATCTCCGTTACCACGTTTTACATGGATCTTCAATGGTAGAACTTTATTACCTAACGCAACGGAACACAAATATAGTATAACTCATAGCGAC TTGTCCGAATTAACGTCAGAATCAACGTTGACGATATTCCACGTGAAGTCTCACGATTATGGAAAGTATGAGTGTCGTGCAGAAAATAGAATCGGccaatcgatcgatacgatacATTTGGACGTAACATCACCACCTGACAAACCCTCAGATTTGGAGGTTTACAATGTTACGCATGATTCTGTTACGTTGACATGGAAAAGAGGATTCGATGGTGGCCTACCAACGTCCCATCAAATAAGATGGAGACAAGCGTTGGATTATGAGAGTCGTTATAGATACTTGGACATTTTACCGGGTGAATATAAAGCGGTAATATGTGGACTAACACTCGGAACTTATTACGTTTTTAGCGTGAAAGCTATAAACGAAAAAGGTGACAGCGGTTTCTTGCCCGATGTGGTCAAGGTCCAAACTCTAC GCGAGGCGCCACCCACCGAGTTGACATCAAGCGAGATTAATTCCTCGTACATCATCGTGATAATCATCACTGTTACTGCATCCGCTTGTCTCCTCATTGCCGCGCCCATAGTCTTTGCTACATTAAAGTCGAAAAAGAAGGCACACCGTTCTG GGTTAAACAAGTCGCAGACAGCTGATATGTATGCACCATCGACCGTCAACGGTGACACTATGACCGGCGAATTAAGTTCCGTGTCCGATGAGAAGAGCGACGTTAACTTCGACGCTAATGATTACGTG GACGAGGGACGAAAAACTGCAGCTAGTACatatttaatcgatcaaaCTATGCAGGATTTCGGGAAGGGTAGTTTAGAGATGCAGGTACATCATCAAGGAACTCTCGGTCGTCGAGGTAACCACGTGCCAGTTATGAGTATGGATTCACCACCACAAAGAACTACAGCCAGTGGGACACTCTCGG TTTCGAAGTCGAGTTACATCGGGAATCCAAGTCCTGCGCCGCCCAACGACGTAAGCTTCTACAGTGTGGAAATGGACAACGGCCGTTATATGGGATATGAGCCGAACTCGAGCCCGGCACCGACAATGGGCGATCCGGGCTCGGGCAATTATTACCCTACCATGCCAACCACGGGACACACGGGGCAACATGCGAGCGCTGGTGGAACGGGTACGTTGACGCGTACCAGAACTCTACCACGTCCTGTACCACCCCCGGATGTTACCGTGATGACGGCGGGTACCAAATCACTGATACCACCCTCCGTACCACCGCCGCCGGCTACGTTTGCACGTGCGAACACCAACGGTGCACACAATCATGGTCACCCACTCTCAACGTTCACACCGACGCCGGCCTATTCCGACATTGACGGCCATCTTGTCTGA
- the LOC122632673 gene encoding nephrin isoform X1 — MKLNYPNVMPTTRIIVFFALCIAPIAKAGEGAQYFRFKPRNSSVLERGEVIIPCEVENRVGIVQWVKDGFAYVVQPMSGQIVGHPRLRLIGDQNAGVYNLQITDASLTDDGEYQCQVGPHVRVKPIRANAHLTVISPPQKVEISSHLYKKKMDGSGHSSKKKIEVKVGESTRLECVVRSAKPAASIIWYRGNVQIKGGDTSITPISIEGDKEMLKPGLITKKLLKYDTHGSITIVPTADDDEMDYTCEANHPAIPINRPMRATIKLSVFYPPGMPYIEGYTEGETVQRDQQVELTCRSRGGNPPAKIVWFRNDQQVTTEYRSEGSLSESVLSFKAMAQDDKARYKCEVSNIMSLEPMEVHVDLTVLFVPAGVIITGPTEAKAGEQVVITCTTENSNPPADIKWSVDGRNFENSTSKTEPASQGGWITTSNVTFSINHKSRSIVVICHASNAKLAENVVGTHTINVIYPPSNLFVTGYEEGTTIDAGTVLRLQCTATAGNPLATLTWYKNDRKILGTSRTRDQAVSSELAILVNASDNNAHVRCEATNSGTEIPLMKTLILRVNFPPEKVKITRDPQDFHAGQEGRIICESSSSNPAAEMSWWKGGISVPSTKNGTKPGLHGGFLSYVELSLDLTEDMNCEVYTCQARNAQMERSIHDAITLHVLYKPIFSTLDPYELTGMEGEPFVISVSATGNPNMITYTWTRDGLPLSSSGKRITARGPTLNITKLERYDAGTYTCEAINEEGTTFYPLNLTVQYPAKILRTSTSGTVYPPGIEAKLFCEVDGSPIGDEYVTWQKVGSNSELPGRYSTSFANKTSYLHIEHPDQEDVGEYRCKVNNGIGNATSKPILFITNFKPEMMNTPLTRKAAANKGINAPLYCKARGSPLPRFTWIFNGRTLLPNATEHKYSITHSDLSELTSESTLTIFHVKSHDYGKYECRAENRIGQSIDTIHLDVTSPPDKPSDLEVYNVTHDSVTLTWKRGFDGGLPTSHQIRWRQALDYESRYRYLDILPGEYKAVICGLTLGTYYVFSVKAINEKGDSGFLPDVVKVQTLRPNNVENLPDVLLERGDFPMNYIYTFAATSAIFFIVNLFIMLWYIVRKRNKARLNKSQTADMYAPSTVNGDTMTGELSSVSDEKSDVNFDANDYVDEGRKTAASTYLIDQTMQDFGKGSLEMQVHHQGTLGRRGNHVPVMSMDSPPQRTTASGTLSVSKSSYIGNPSPAPPNDVSFYSVEMDNGRYMGYEPNSSPAPTMGDPGSGNYYPTMPTTGHTGQHASAGGTGTLTRTRTLPRPVPPPDVTVMTAGTKSLIPPSVPPPPATFARANTNGAHNHGHPLSTFTPTPAYSDIDGHLV; from the exons CGCCACCACAGAAAGTCGAGATAAGTAGTCACttgtacaagaaaaaaatggatggGAGTGGTCAttcgagtaagaaaaaaatcgaagtaaAAGTTGGAGAATCGACGCGTTTGGAATGCGTCGTGAGATCGGCTAAACCAGCGGCTTCGATCATTTGGTATCGCGGAAATGTTCAAATTAAAGGTGGCGATACCAGTATCACGCCGATATCAATCGAGGGTG ACAAGGAGATGTTGAAGCCTGGTTTGATAACGAAGAAACTTCTCAAATACGATACCCACGGATCTATCACGATCGTCCCCACCGCCGACGATGATGAGATGGATTATACCTGCGAAGCCAATCATCCAGCGATTCCCATTAATCGTCCGATGCGGGCGACCATCAAACTCTCCGTTTTCT aTCCACCAGGCATGCCATATATCGAGGGTTATACAGAAGGTGAAACCGTACAACGCGATCAACAAGTGGAGCTCACCTGTCGATCGCGAGGAGGAAATCCACCAGCCAAAATCGTTTGGTTTAGAAATGACCAACAAGTCACGACCGAATATCGTTCGGAAGGTAGTCTATCTGAGAGTGTATTATCGTTCAAGGCTATGGCACAAGACGACAAGGCACGATACAAATGCGAGGTGTCCAATATCATGAGCCTTGAACCCATGGAAGTACACGTTGACCTTACTGTACTTT TTGTACCAGCCGGCGTGATAATCACTGGACCGACCGAAGCAAAGGCAGGCGAACAAGTAGTGATTACTTGCACAACAGAGAACTCAAACCCACCAGCGGATATAAAGTGGTCGGTAGACGGTCGGAACTTTGAGAATAGCACGTCGAAAACAGAACCGGCGTCTCAGGGTGGTTGGATCACAACTTCGAATGTGACTTTCAGTATAAATCACAAGAGTAGAAGCATCGTTGTTATCTGCCACGCGTCGAATGCGAAACTTGCTGAGAACGTGGTTGGCACACATACTATCAATGTCATCT ATCCACCCTCGAACCTCTTCGTCACTGGTTATGAAGAGGGTACAACTATAGACGCTGGCACGGTATTAAGACTTCAATGCACAGCCACCGCTGGTAATCCACTGGCAACTCTGACGTGGtataaaaacgatagaaag ATTCTCGGTACTTCTAGAACGAGAGACCAAGCTGTTTCCAGTGAACTAGCGATACTCGTTAATGCATCGGATAACAACGCACACGTTAGATGCGAAGCTACCAATTCGGGGACTGAGATACCACTGATGAAGACTCTGATATTGAGAGTCAATT tCCCACCGGAGAAAGTGAAGATCACGCGAGACCCGCAGGATTTTCATGCAGGTCAGGAAGGTCGTATTATATGCGAATCGAGCAGTAGCAATCCCGCTGCCGAAATGTCATGGTGGAAGGGAGGAATATCAGTACCGTCGACGAAAAACGGTACCAAACCGGGTCTACACGGTGGTTTCCTTTCCTACGTAGAATTGTCATTGGATTTAACCGAGGATATGAATTGCGAGGTTTACACCTGTCAAGCTAGGAACGCTCAAATGGAAAGATCGATACACGATGCGATAACGCTTCACGTATTAT acAAGCCAATATTCTCAACACTGGATCCTTACGAATTAACCGGTATGGAAGGTGAACCATTTGTAATATCCGTCTCAGCAACCGGAAATCCTAATATGATAACTTACACATGGACGAGAGACGGGTTACCATTGAGTAGTAGCGGTAAAAGAATAACCGCACGTGGTCCAACGTTGAATATAACGAAATTGGAACGTTACGATGCAGGGACTTACACGTGCGAAGCGATCAACGAGGAAGGGACCACGTTTTATCCTTTGAATTTGACCGTCCAAT ATCCGGCAAAGATTTTACGAACGTCAACGTCCGGCACTGTATATCCACCTGGAATCGAGGCTAAATTGTTTTGCGAGGTTGATGGTAGCCCGATAGGTGACGAATACGTGACCTGGCAGAAAGTAGGCTCAAACTCGGAATTACCAGGAAGATATTCAACGTCTTTTGCAAACAAAACATCGTATCTTCATATCGAGCATCCGGATCAGGAAGATGTTGGGGAATATCGATGCAAAGTTAACAATGGAATTGGTAACGCCACCTCGAAACCGATTCTATTTATAACCAATT TTAAACCGGAAATGATGAATACACCGCTTACGAGAAAGGCCGCAGCGAATAAAGGAATAAATGCGCCACTTTATTGCAAAGCACGTGGATCTCCGTTACCACGTTTTACATGGATCTTCAATGGTAGAACTTTATTACCTAACGCAACGGAACACAAATATAGTATAACTCATAGCGAC TTGTCCGAATTAACGTCAGAATCAACGTTGACGATATTCCACGTGAAGTCTCACGATTATGGAAAGTATGAGTGTCGTGCAGAAAATAGAATCGGccaatcgatcgatacgatacATTTGGACGTAACATCACCACCTGACAAACCCTCAGATTTGGAGGTTTACAATGTTACGCATGATTCTGTTACGTTGACATGGAAAAGAGGATTCGATGGTGGCCTACCAACGTCCCATCAAATAAGATGGAGACAAGCGTTGGATTATGAGAGTCGTTATAGATACTTGGACATTTTACCGGGTGAATATAAAGCGGTAATATGTGGACTAACACTCGGAACTTATTACGTTTTTAGCGTGAAAGCTATAAACGAAAAAGGTGACAGCGGTTTCTTGCCCGATGTGGTCAAGGTCCAAACTCTAC GGCCGAATAACGTGGAAAACCTGCCAGACGTCCTCTTGGAAAGAGGGGACTTCCCAATgaattatatctatacgttCGCAGCAACTTCCGccatcttttttatcgttaatctCTTCATCATGTTGTGGTACATTGTGCGAAAGCGAAATAAAGCTC GGTTAAACAAGTCGCAGACAGCTGATATGTATGCACCATCGACCGTCAACGGTGACACTATGACCGGCGAATTAAGTTCCGTGTCCGATGAGAAGAGCGACGTTAACTTCGACGCTAATGATTACGTG GACGAGGGACGAAAAACTGCAGCTAGTACatatttaatcgatcaaaCTATGCAGGATTTCGGGAAGGGTAGTTTAGAGATGCAGGTACATCATCAAGGAACTCTCGGTCGTCGAGGTAACCACGTGCCAGTTATGAGTATGGATTCACCACCACAAAGAACTACAGCCAGTGGGACACTCTCGG TTTCGAAGTCGAGTTACATCGGGAATCCAAGTCCTGCGCCGCCCAACGACGTAAGCTTCTACAGTGTGGAAATGGACAACGGCCGTTATATGGGATATGAGCCGAACTCGAGCCCGGCACCGACAATGGGCGATCCGGGCTCGGGCAATTATTACCCTACCATGCCAACCACGGGACACACGGGGCAACATGCGAGCGCTGGTGGAACGGGTACGTTGACGCGTACCAGAACTCTACCACGTCCTGTACCACCCCCGGATGTTACCGTGATGACGGCGGGTACCAAATCACTGATACCACCCTCCGTACCACCGCCGCCGGCTACGTTTGCACGTGCGAACACCAACGGTGCACACAATCATGGTCACCCACTCTCAACGTTCACACCGACGCCGGCCTATTCCGACATTGACGGCCATCTTGTCTGA